Proteins from one Amycolatopsis benzoatilytica AK 16/65 genomic window:
- a CDS encoding GNAT family N-acetyltransferase, with translation MIVVRELSGDNWAEWRELRLAALREAPEAFSSKLADWQGESDAEPNWRARLRTVSFNVLADLDGVPAGMVSGHLAEGGDKAELLSMWVSPTARGQGVGDALVQTVVRWSEGRGAEELALRVAAGNEHAMALYERHGFVERPLSGPSECGHEMVREARRA, from the coding sequence GTGATCGTGGTGCGCGAACTGAGCGGCGACAACTGGGCGGAGTGGCGAGAACTCCGCCTCGCCGCGCTGCGCGAGGCCCCGGAGGCGTTCAGCTCGAAACTCGCCGACTGGCAAGGCGAGAGCGACGCCGAACCGAATTGGCGGGCGCGGCTGCGCACGGTGTCTTTCAACGTCCTGGCCGACCTCGACGGCGTCCCCGCCGGCATGGTCAGCGGGCATCTTGCCGAGGGCGGCGACAAAGCCGAACTGCTGTCGATGTGGGTGAGCCCGACCGCGCGCGGCCAGGGAGTCGGCGACGCTCTCGTCCAGACGGTGGTGCGGTGGAGCGAGGGCCGCGGCGCGGAGGAACTGGCGTTGCGCGTCGCGGCGGGCAACGAGCACGCGATGGCGCTGTACGAACGGCACGGGTTCGTGGAGCGGCCGCTGTCCGGGCCGAGCGAGTGCGGGCACGAGATGGTCCGGGAAGCACGCCGGGCGTGA
- a CDS encoding ABC transporter ATP-binding protein, whose product MGETASAPALVQAKALVKRFGEFEAVRGIDVEVRQGEAFGFLGPNGAGKSSTMRMIASVSPRSDGDLRVLGMDPEIDGPRIRARLGVVPQEDNLDTELTVRQNLHVYGRYFGLSRAHVRRKAIELMEFAQLSDRAEKPVDSLSGGMKRRLTIARSLVNDPELLLLDEPTTGLDPQARHLLWDRLFRLKAQGTTLIVTTHYMDEAEQLCDRLVVMDGGRIAAEGSPADLIARHSTREVVELRFAAGEQEAAASRVEGLADRVEVLPDRLLLYTMAGEATLERVHERGLRPLSSLVRRSSLEDVFLRLTGRTLVD is encoded by the coding sequence GTGGGAGAGACGGCATCGGCACCAGCGCTGGTCCAAGCCAAGGCACTGGTCAAAAGGTTCGGCGAGTTCGAGGCGGTCCGCGGCATCGACGTCGAGGTGCGGCAGGGGGAAGCGTTCGGCTTCCTCGGCCCCAACGGCGCCGGCAAATCGTCGACGATGCGGATGATCGCGAGCGTTTCGCCGCGCAGCGACGGCGATCTGCGCGTGCTCGGCATGGACCCGGAGATCGACGGGCCGCGCATCCGCGCGCGGCTCGGCGTGGTGCCGCAGGAGGACAACCTCGACACCGAGCTCACCGTCCGGCAGAACCTGCATGTCTACGGCCGCTACTTCGGCCTCTCCCGGGCGCATGTGCGGCGGAAGGCGATCGAGCTGATGGAGTTCGCGCAGCTGTCCGACCGCGCCGAGAAGCCGGTCGACTCGCTCTCCGGCGGCATGAAGCGGCGGCTCACCATCGCCCGGTCGCTGGTGAACGACCCGGAGCTGCTGCTGCTGGACGAACCGACCACCGGTCTCGACCCGCAGGCGCGGCATCTGTTGTGGGACCGGCTTTTCCGGCTCAAGGCCCAGGGCACCACGCTGATCGTCACCACGCACTACATGGACGAAGCCGAACAGCTCTGCGATCGCCTCGTCGTCATGGACGGCGGCCGGATCGCGGCGGAGGGCTCGCCGGCCGACCTGATCGCCCGGCATTCCACCCGCGAGGTGGTCGAACTGCGGTTCGCGGCGGGGGAGCAGGAGGCCGCGGCCAGCCGGGTCGAAGGGCTGGCCGACCGCGTCGAGGTGCTGCCGGACCGGCTGCTGCTGTACACGATGGCCGGCGAGGCGACCCTGGAACGCGTCCACGAGCGCGGCCTGCGCCCGCTGTCGAGCCTGGTCCGGCGCAGCTCGCTGGAGGACGTTTTCCTCCGGCTCACCGGACGGACGCTGGTGGACTGA
- a CDS encoding phosphodiester glycosidase family protein yields MLLSAVLALSLATPAHADPLSAPPIESAPVFSSGREAPAVAAAPAADDGLETSSATSEVAPGLNLTQFDRFDPKGWIRGDALSVDLTSKVLKPAYLSPGTVSARTPLSQQVARAGAVAGVNGDFFDINATGAPLGVGIDKGELRNAPAAGHNTTAAITAEGRAKLADIFLEAAVTLPDGRVVPATNFNSPVLGKDALGVYTPLWGASTRATSVAGAQRVTEVEVRDGVVTKVGQQPADGPIPAGATLLLGREAGADSLAKLKVGDRVGVTYAPRSDAGKIAVAVGGNKTLVKDGQLQQLDDTTLAPRTGVGFSADGKKMWLVTVDGRQADSRGMTELEMARQLKRLGADDAINLDGGGSSTLLARNEGEAAPSVRNSPSDGGERLVPNGIGVATVAGSGRLTGFAPAPAQESDNSSRVLSGLSRVLVPNGHDETGAAVAVQPFWMSSNPFRGTVTKNVFTAQPDFLRPDARADVTVTARQGFVSGSTKLTVLGKPVRLGASTQQVALSAAGAHGEFQVYGYDADGYGTWIEPSDVKLDYDPAVVKIEPSGKGFSVTALSASGATAITVHAGGQVSHLAASVGTVAKVAAPLDGPAGWSASVYPSVVGAALSEAEGRNGGKGLALDYRLTGTTATRAAYVTAADPIAVPAGTQKIGMWINGDGKGAWIRAELRDGANTASIVDLSLTVDWTGWRYVTAAVPAGLPDGQRLTRFYAVETRPAKQYEGELVFDDLTFEVAPTATVPRDPAVPDPSLVVNGTLGKGGVKIAVVSDAQFTADAPDGPLVAQARRALREAVAAKPDIVLINGDFVDRGTAPDFALARKIITEEVDGRVPWYYLPGNHEAEGGDGLADFQAAFGETHRVVDVGGVRLILLDSSRGSLRAGGFDQVRMLREALDSAAKDRSVRGVVVAMHHPVKDPSPTGISQLGDRKEAALLQTWLTGFEEQSGKPAASVASHAGVFGLSRTDGVPYLVNGNSGKTPAAGPADGGFVGWTLVGVNPSDRGQPVRFETKPNVDALTMTGPGVLSQGAIGKVTATVSQEGRQIPVQYPVSAAWSGAGVHIGTWPPMPWDVVSLDPATGTVRALRPGTARISVTVNGAAQSVSVTVR; encoded by the coding sequence GTGCTGCTCAGCGCCGTGCTGGCGCTGAGCCTTGCCACTCCGGCACATGCTGACCCGCTTTCCGCGCCGCCGATCGAGAGCGCGCCCGTCTTCTCTTCGGGCCGCGAGGCCCCGGCCGTCGCCGCCGCACCGGCAGCCGACGACGGGCTGGAAACCAGCAGCGCCACCAGCGAAGTGGCACCTGGTCTGAACCTCACCCAGTTCGACCGCTTCGACCCGAAGGGCTGGATCCGCGGCGACGCGCTGAGCGTTGACCTGACCAGCAAGGTCTTGAAGCCGGCTTACCTGAGTCCGGGAACCGTTTCCGCGCGCACCCCGCTGTCCCAGCAAGTGGCGCGCGCCGGCGCGGTGGCGGGCGTCAACGGCGACTTCTTCGACATCAATGCCACCGGTGCTCCGCTCGGCGTCGGCATCGACAAGGGCGAGTTGCGCAACGCGCCCGCCGCCGGGCACAACACCACCGCCGCGATTACCGCCGAGGGCCGCGCGAAGCTCGCCGACATCTTCCTCGAAGCGGCGGTGACGCTGCCGGACGGCCGCGTCGTGCCGGCCACCAACTTCAACAGCCCGGTCCTCGGCAAGGACGCGCTCGGCGTCTACACACCGCTGTGGGGCGCTTCGACGCGCGCGACCTCGGTGGCCGGCGCGCAGCGGGTCACCGAGGTCGAAGTCCGCGACGGGGTGGTGACGAAGGTGGGCCAGCAGCCTGCCGACGGTCCGATTCCGGCAGGTGCGACGTTGCTGCTCGGCCGTGAAGCCGGTGCGGACAGCTTGGCGAAGCTGAAGGTCGGCGATCGCGTTGGCGTCACGTACGCGCCGCGGTCCGATGCGGGCAAGATCGCGGTCGCGGTCGGCGGCAACAAGACGCTGGTGAAGGACGGTCAGCTCCAGCAGCTCGACGACACCACGCTCGCGCCGCGTACTGGCGTCGGTTTTTCCGCTGACGGCAAGAAGATGTGGCTCGTCACAGTGGACGGCCGGCAGGCCGACAGCCGCGGCATGACGGAGCTGGAGATGGCGCGTCAGCTGAAGCGCCTCGGCGCGGACGACGCGATCAACCTCGACGGCGGCGGCTCGTCCACGCTGCTCGCGCGCAACGAAGGCGAGGCCGCGCCATCGGTGCGGAACTCGCCGTCGGACGGTGGAGAACGGTTGGTGCCCAATGGCATCGGCGTCGCGACCGTCGCCGGCAGCGGCCGGTTGACCGGGTTCGCGCCCGCGCCCGCACAGGAGAGCGACAACTCGAGCCGAGTTCTCTCGGGGCTGAGCCGCGTGCTCGTTCCGAACGGTCACGACGAGACCGGCGCCGCGGTGGCCGTCCAGCCGTTCTGGATGTCGTCGAACCCGTTCCGGGGCACCGTCACGAAGAACGTTTTCACCGCGCAGCCGGACTTCCTGCGCCCGGACGCGCGGGCCGACGTGACAGTCACCGCACGCCAGGGTTTCGTGAGCGGCAGCACGAAGCTGACCGTGCTGGGCAAGCCTGTGCGGCTTGGCGCGAGCACGCAGCAGGTCGCGCTGTCGGCTGCCGGTGCGCACGGCGAGTTCCAGGTCTACGGCTACGACGCGGACGGTTACGGCACCTGGATCGAGCCGTCGGACGTGAAGCTCGACTACGACCCCGCCGTGGTGAAGATCGAACCGTCGGGCAAGGGCTTCTCGGTCACCGCGCTCAGCGCCTCCGGTGCCACCGCGATCACCGTCCACGCAGGCGGACAGGTATCGCACTTGGCGGCTTCGGTCGGCACCGTGGCGAAGGTGGCGGCTCCGCTGGACGGCCCGGCCGGCTGGTCGGCTTCGGTATACCCGTCCGTGGTCGGTGCCGCGCTTTCCGAAGCGGAAGGCCGCAATGGCGGAAAGGGCCTCGCACTCGACTACCGGCTTACCGGCACCACAGCGACCCGTGCCGCGTACGTGACGGCGGCCGACCCGATCGCGGTTCCCGCTGGCACGCAGAAGATCGGCATGTGGATCAACGGCGACGGCAAAGGCGCGTGGATCCGGGCGGAACTGCGCGACGGCGCGAACACCGCGTCCATTGTGGACCTGTCGCTGACCGTCGACTGGACGGGCTGGCGCTACGTCACCGCGGCGGTGCCCGCCGGACTGCCGGACGGCCAGCGGCTCACCCGGTTCTACGCGGTGGAAACCAGGCCGGCCAAGCAGTACGAGGGCGAACTGGTCTTCGACGACCTCACCTTCGAGGTCGCGCCGACCGCGACCGTGCCGCGCGACCCGGCGGTCCCGGACCCGTCGCTGGTCGTCAACGGGACGCTCGGCAAGGGCGGCGTGAAGATCGCCGTGGTCAGCGATGCCCAGTTCACCGCCGACGCCCCGGACGGCCCGCTGGTCGCACAGGCGCGCCGGGCGCTGCGCGAGGCGGTCGCCGCGAAGCCGGACATCGTGCTGATCAACGGCGACTTCGTCGACCGCGGCACCGCGCCGGACTTCGCGCTGGCTCGCAAGATCATCACGGAGGAAGTGGACGGCCGCGTTCCGTGGTACTACCTGCCGGGCAACCACGAAGCCGAGGGTGGCGACGGACTGGCCGACTTCCAGGCGGCGTTCGGGGAAACCCACCGCGTGGTCGACGTCGGCGGCGTCCGGCTGATCCTGCTCGACTCGTCGCGCGGTTCGCTGCGCGCGGGCGGATTCGACCAGGTCCGGATGCTGCGCGAAGCGCTCGACAGCGCGGCCAAGGACCGCTCGGTCCGCGGCGTGGTCGTCGCGATGCACCACCCGGTCAAGGACCCGAGCCCGACCGGCATCTCGCAGCTGGGGGACCGCAAGGAAGCCGCGCTGCTGCAGACCTGGCTGACCGGTTTCGAAGAACAGTCCGGCAAACCAGCCGCTTCGGTGGCTTCGCACGCGGGTGTGTTCGGCCTGTCTCGTACCGACGGCGTGCCGTACCTGGTGAACGGAAACTCCGGCAAGACTCCCGCCGCGGGCCCCGCGGACGGCGGCTTCGTCGGCTGGACCCTGGTCGGCGTGAACCCGTCCGATCGCGGCCAGCCGGTGCGGTTCGAGACCAAGCCGAACGTGGACGCCCTGACAATGACCGGTCCGGGCGTCCTGTCCCAGGGCGCTATCGGCAAGGTGACCGCGACGGTGAGCCAGGAAGGCCGGCAGATTCCGGTGCAGTACCCGGTGAGCGCCGCGTGGAGCGGAGCTGGCGTGCACATCGGGACCTGGCCGCCGATGCCGTGGGACGTCGTGTCGCTGGACCCGGCGACCGGGACGGTGCGCGCCTTGCGTCCGGGCACGGCGCGGATTTCGGTGACGGTGAACGGGGCGGCGCAGTCGGTTTCGGTGACGGTGCGCTGA
- a CDS encoding alkaline phosphatase D family protein: protein MTEMTSSRRSVLKAGIVVPALAAAGGLALSGPASAAPLVRRGRPVLTHGVASGDVTAGSGIVWSRADRPSRLMVEIARDPSFRHARRVPGPLATPQTGGAGKVRIAGLAPGTEYHYRVTAVDLDGRGASEPVAGRFATAPIGRANTRILWSGDVAGQNYGINPALGGMTIFSAMADRRPDLFLHSGDTVYADGPLTDTVTLPGGGGTWHNVVTPEKSKVAETLDEYRGQHAYNRLDEHFRRFAAEVPACVQWDDHEVLNNWYPGEILNDRPEYAEKRVDVLAQRAFQAFHEWHPIDRRQAVDGRVYRNFRYGSRVEVFVLDMRTYRDANPSDPAKPGHILGAAQARWLVDALQRSTATWKIVQADMPIGLVVPDGKDMEAVSNGLPGAPGGRETELAWVLGQISRNRVRNVVWLTADVHYTAAHHYSPERASFQDFDPFWEFVSGPLNAGAFGPNKLDPTFGPEAVFVHAPATQNSSPAQGFQHFGELNVDGAGGELTVDLRDSAGRSLWSKTLQPQRG from the coding sequence ATGACCGAAATGACCTCATCGCGGCGCTCCGTGCTCAAAGCCGGAATCGTCGTCCCCGCGCTCGCCGCGGCGGGCGGGCTGGCGCTGTCCGGCCCGGCCTCCGCCGCCCCGCTCGTCCGCCGGGGCCGTCCGGTGCTCACCCACGGCGTCGCGTCCGGGGACGTGACCGCCGGTTCCGGGATCGTGTGGTCCCGCGCCGACCGCCCGTCCCGGTTGATGGTCGAGATCGCCCGCGATCCGTCGTTCCGCCACGCGCGCCGGGTTCCCGGCCCGCTCGCCACGCCGCAGACCGGCGGTGCCGGCAAAGTCCGGATCGCCGGGCTGGCGCCGGGCACCGAGTACCACTACCGGGTCACCGCGGTGGACCTCGACGGCCGCGGCGCGAGCGAGCCAGTCGCCGGCCGTTTCGCCACCGCGCCGATCGGCCGCGCGAACACCCGGATCCTGTGGAGCGGCGACGTCGCCGGACAGAACTACGGCATCAACCCGGCGCTCGGCGGGATGACGATCTTCTCCGCGATGGCCGACCGCCGCCCGGACCTGTTCCTGCACAGCGGCGACACGGTCTACGCCGACGGTCCGCTCACCGACACCGTCACGCTGCCCGGCGGTGGCGGAACCTGGCACAACGTCGTCACGCCGGAGAAGTCGAAGGTGGCCGAGACCCTCGACGAGTACCGCGGCCAGCATGCCTACAACCGGCTGGACGAGCACTTCCGCCGCTTCGCCGCCGAGGTTCCGGCCTGTGTCCAATGGGATGACCATGAGGTCTTGAACAACTGGTACCCGGGCGAAATCCTCAACGACCGCCCGGAGTACGCCGAAAAGCGCGTCGACGTGCTCGCCCAGCGCGCGTTCCAGGCGTTCCACGAATGGCACCCGATCGACCGCCGCCAGGCCGTCGACGGGCGGGTGTACCGGAACTTCCGTTACGGCAGCCGGGTCGAGGTCTTCGTGCTCGACATGCGCACCTACCGCGACGCCAACCCCTCCGACCCGGCCAAGCCCGGCCACATCCTCGGCGCGGCGCAGGCCCGCTGGCTGGTCGACGCGCTCCAGCGGAGCACCGCGACCTGGAAGATCGTCCAGGCGGACATGCCGATCGGGCTGGTCGTGCCGGACGGCAAGGACATGGAAGCGGTGTCGAACGGCCTGCCCGGCGCGCCCGGCGGCCGCGAGACCGAACTCGCCTGGGTGCTCGGTCAGATCTCCCGCAACCGGGTCCGCAACGTCGTGTGGCTGACCGCCGACGTGCACTACACCGCCGCGCACCACTATTCGCCCGAGCGCGCCTCGTTCCAGGACTTCGACCCGTTCTGGGAATTCGTGTCCGGCCCGCTCAACGCCGGCGCGTTCGGCCCGAACAAGCTGGACCCGACGTTCGGTCCGGAAGCGGTGTTCGTGCACGCCCCGGCGACGCAGAATTCCTCGCCGGCACAAGGGTTCCAGCACTTCGGCGAGCTGAACGTGGACGGGGCGGGCGGCGAGCTGACCGTCGACCTGCGCGACTCGGCCGGGCGGTCGCTCTGGTCGAAGACGCTGCAGCCCCAGCGCGGCTGA
- a CDS encoding ABC transporter permease, protein MTDLVSPQRRGLLLRILPSGLYSGRATALIERALTVYGRSWSILASGALEPLFYLLAFQVGFGKLVTTVPGPDGRPMSYVAFVAPALLASSAMNGAVIECTYNLFFKLRYAKTYDAMLATPVGPLDIALGEIAWAVLRGGLYSLAFLAVTGAMGLLTSWWAVLLLPVALLVSFAFAAISIALVSFLTSTSQFDYINLILMPMFLFSTTFFPITVYPEALRWLVRCFPLYHGIELMRGLATGILSWGMLGNLAYLLVLAGIGVWGATRRIAKLLLT, encoded by the coding sequence ATGACCGACCTGGTTTCTCCGCAGCGGCGCGGGCTTCTCCTCCGCATCCTGCCCTCCGGCCTGTACAGCGGACGCGCGACCGCGCTGATCGAACGCGCGCTCACCGTCTACGGCCGCTCCTGGTCGATCCTCGCGTCCGGCGCCTTGGAACCGCTGTTCTACCTGCTCGCGTTCCAGGTCGGCTTCGGCAAACTGGTCACCACCGTGCCCGGCCCGGACGGCCGCCCGATGAGCTATGTCGCGTTCGTCGCGCCCGCACTGCTGGCCTCGTCCGCGATGAACGGCGCGGTGATCGAGTGCACGTACAACCTGTTCTTCAAACTTCGCTACGCCAAGACCTACGACGCGATGCTGGCCACCCCGGTCGGCCCGCTGGACATCGCACTGGGCGAAATCGCCTGGGCCGTGCTTCGCGGCGGGTTGTACTCGCTCGCTTTCCTGGCCGTGACCGGCGCGATGGGCCTGCTCACGTCCTGGTGGGCGGTGCTGCTTCTGCCGGTGGCGCTGCTGGTGTCGTTCGCGTTCGCGGCGATCAGCATCGCGCTGGTGAGTTTCTTGACGTCGACCTCGCAGTTCGACTACATCAACCTCATCCTGATGCCGATGTTCCTGTTCTCCACCACGTTCTTCCCGATCACCGTCTACCCGGAGGCGCTGCGGTGGCTGGTCCGCTGCTTCCCGCTCTACCACGGGATCGAGCTGATGCGCGGCCTGGCGACCGGCATCCTGTCGTGGGGGATGCTGGGAAACCTGGCGTACCTGCTGGTGCTGGCGGGCATCGGGGTGTGGGGCGCGACCAGGAGGATCGCGAAGCTCCTGCTGACCTGA
- a CDS encoding S8 family peptidase, whose product MSLLARPLRAAVCSFAVLTVSVAACAAVSPAAGADPGCVPGGRALRYVVAFDRGTSEASARQQAAADCGQVTGYYPQISVAIVTSADPRFADRIGPERAFSAQATRLAAEQPGIAAAAPARALVPRTDPARVPSADLSSRQWDMDLIGAPAAHQVTGGDRKVVVGVLDSGVDPNHPELSAAIDAGDSAGCLTGVPDQSPAAWQPTTSVHGTHVAGIIAAAADGKGVTGVAPGVRIASVKVIDDRGYADPEAAVCGIMWSAARHLPIANSSWFVNPWSLSCVRGNDRGVVHEVLARAVEYATAQGTLNVAAATNEAVDLTPSAPAGSPTAGGKCEALPAGLREVVTVSAVGADRVKAGYSSYGLGVVDVTAPGGDGDQCVVSTVPGGFAPLCGTSMAAPHAAGVLALLKSVHPGWSAAELRAALESRATPMPCPDDYDLTGDGAQDAYCSGYDGYNGFYGHGLVDARSAVTPAQTGPPSPVR is encoded by the coding sequence GTGTCCCTGCTGGCGCGGCCGCTGCGGGCGGCCGTGTGCTCCTTCGCCGTTCTCACGGTCAGCGTCGCGGCATGCGCCGCGGTCTCTCCGGCGGCCGGCGCGGATCCCGGATGCGTTCCCGGCGGGCGGGCGTTGCGGTATGTCGTCGCGTTCGACCGGGGAACGTCAGAGGCTTCCGCCCGGCAGCAAGCCGCGGCGGACTGCGGGCAGGTGACCGGCTACTACCCGCAGATTTCGGTGGCGATCGTCACGTCGGCCGATCCCCGGTTCGCCGACCGGATCGGACCGGAGCGGGCGTTCAGCGCGCAGGCGACCCGGCTGGCGGCGGAACAGCCCGGCATCGCCGCGGCTGCGCCGGCCCGCGCGCTGGTGCCGCGCACCGATCCGGCGCGGGTCCCGTCGGCGGACCTGTCCTCCCGGCAGTGGGACATGGACCTGATCGGGGCACCCGCCGCGCACCAGGTGACCGGCGGCGACCGGAAGGTGGTCGTCGGGGTGCTCGATTCCGGGGTCGACCCGAACCATCCCGAGCTGTCCGCGGCGATCGACGCGGGCGACTCGGCGGGATGCCTCACCGGTGTCCCGGACCAGAGCCCGGCGGCGTGGCAGCCGACGACTTCGGTGCACGGCACGCACGTCGCGGGCATCATCGCCGCGGCGGCGGACGGCAAGGGCGTGACCGGGGTGGCACCAGGGGTGCGGATCGCGTCGGTGAAGGTGATCGACGATCGCGGATACGCCGATCCGGAAGCGGCGGTCTGCGGAATCATGTGGTCAGCGGCACGGCATCTGCCGATCGCCAACAGCAGCTGGTTCGTGAATCCGTGGTCGCTTTCCTGCGTGCGCGGCAACGATCGCGGCGTGGTGCACGAGGTGCTCGCGCGGGCGGTCGAGTACGCGACCGCGCAGGGCACTCTCAACGTCGCGGCGGCGACGAACGAAGCGGTCGATCTCACGCCGTCCGCGCCAGCGGGCTCGCCGACGGCGGGCGGGAAGTGCGAGGCGTTGCCGGCTGGGCTGCGAGAAGTGGTGACGGTGTCAGCCGTCGGCGCGGACCGGGTGAAGGCGGGCTACAGCTCGTACGGGCTCGGCGTCGTCGATGTGACCGCCCCGGGCGGCGACGGCGACCAGTGCGTGGTTTCGACAGTGCCAGGCGGGTTCGCACCGCTGTGCGGGACGTCGATGGCGGCACCGCACGCCGCCGGGGTGCTGGCGCTGCTGAAGTCGGTGCACCCGGGGTGGTCGGCTGCCGAGCTGCGGGCCGCGCTCGAGTCGCGGGCGACGCCGATGCCGTGCCCGGACGACTACGACCTCACCGGCGACGGCGCGCAGGACGCGTACTGCTCGGGTTATGACGGGTACAACGGGTTTTACGGCCACGGGCTGGTCGACGCCCGGTCCGCGGTGACGCCCGCCCAGACGGGACCGCCCAGTCCGGTCCGGTGA
- a CDS encoding ABC transporter permease: MTITATGRVVGRFHGAWLRVEGHWTWYRRHWVSTLYSTGLQPVLFLAAMGLGFGSQVQAGPATGGFSYLVYVAPALLIAGAAQQAVGESTYPVLSGFKWQKDYIAVTGTPVSPGQILGGHQIWTALRLLISGAVYAVVALLFGAWTNAGAFLVILAGVLTGMACGSLVAGLAAWTFDEGQRFGLMFRFVVIPMTLFSGTFFPISQLPLYVRWLAWISPLWHGTELSRAATLGGHALLAVLGHFAYLAVLIAVGWAIAHRGFYRRLVA, translated from the coding sequence ATGACGATCACCGCTACCGGCCGCGTGGTCGGCCGCTTCCACGGCGCCTGGCTGCGCGTCGAGGGGCACTGGACCTGGTACCGCCGGCATTGGGTCAGCACGCTGTACTCCACCGGCCTGCAACCGGTGCTCTTCCTCGCCGCGATGGGGCTCGGCTTCGGCTCGCAAGTCCAGGCGGGCCCGGCCACCGGCGGATTCTCCTACCTCGTCTACGTCGCGCCCGCGCTGCTCATCGCCGGCGCCGCGCAGCAAGCGGTCGGCGAGTCGACGTATCCCGTGCTCAGCGGGTTCAAGTGGCAGAAGGACTACATCGCGGTCACCGGGACTCCGGTGTCGCCGGGCCAGATCCTCGGCGGGCACCAGATCTGGACCGCGTTGCGCCTGTTGATTTCCGGCGCCGTCTACGCCGTCGTCGCGCTCCTGTTCGGCGCGTGGACCAACGCCGGCGCGTTCCTGGTGATCCTGGCCGGCGTGCTGACCGGCATGGCGTGCGGATCGCTGGTCGCCGGGCTGGCGGCGTGGACGTTCGACGAGGGCCAGCGCTTCGGGCTGATGTTCCGGTTCGTGGTCATCCCGATGACGCTGTTCTCCGGCACGTTCTTCCCGATCTCCCAGCTGCCGCTGTACGTGCGCTGGCTGGCCTGGATTTCGCCGCTGTGGCACGGCACCGAGCTGTCCCGCGCCGCCACGCTGGGCGGGCACGCCCTGCTCGCCGTGCTGGGCCACTTCGCCTACCTGGCAGTGCTGATCGCGGTCGGCTGGGCGATCGCGCATCGCGGCTTCTACCGACGGCTGGTGGCGTGA
- a CDS encoding maleylpyruvate isomerase family mycothiol-dependent enzyme translates to MTALPPIDYLPHLRALTEAFAAESAGHLDNPVPYCAGWTKRDLVLHLGNVHRWAAGIVRTGELSSQEFEAEPTGELTSWYSESAAELLDALAAADPAGPCWVFGAASKTKAFWFRRQVQETAVHLVDLFGARGTTTRLDPAIAADGVDEVLGTMLPRVSRWRLPMPPLPAPITVRTTDSGHSWTVVPGEPPVLGEGEPVATVAAPAQDLLLLLWNRGEWTPEITGDEAVAKAFLAARMTP, encoded by the coding sequence GTGACCGCATTGCCTCCGATCGACTATCTGCCGCACCTGCGCGCGCTCACCGAGGCGTTCGCCGCCGAATCGGCCGGGCACCTGGACAACCCGGTGCCGTACTGCGCGGGCTGGACCAAGCGCGACCTGGTGCTGCACCTGGGCAACGTGCACCGCTGGGCCGCCGGGATCGTCCGCACCGGCGAGCTGAGCTCGCAGGAGTTCGAGGCCGAGCCGACCGGCGAGCTGACGTCCTGGTACTCCGAAAGCGCGGCCGAACTGCTCGACGCGCTCGCCGCCGCGGATCCGGCTGGCCCGTGCTGGGTCTTCGGCGCCGCATCGAAGACGAAGGCGTTCTGGTTCCGCCGTCAGGTGCAGGAGACCGCCGTCCACCTGGTGGATCTGTTCGGTGCGCGCGGCACGACGACCAGGCTGGACCCGGCGATCGCCGCGGACGGCGTCGACGAAGTCCTGGGCACCATGTTGCCTCGGGTGTCCCGGTGGAGGCTCCCGATGCCGCCGCTTCCGGCACCGATCACTGTGCGCACCACCGACAGCGGGCATTCCTGGACCGTCGTGCCGGGCGAACCGCCGGTGCTCGGCGAAGGAGAACCGGTCGCCACGGTCGCCGCACCGGCGCAGGATTTGCTGTTGCTGCTGTGGAATCGCGGCGAGTGGACGCCTGAGATCACGGGCGACGAGGCGGTCGCGAAGGCGTTCCTCGCCGCGCGGATGACTCCCTGA
- the ndk gene encoding nucleoside-diphosphate kinase, which produces MTERTLVLVKPDGVARGLVGEVVSRIERKGLKLAALELRTVERSVAEEHYAEHKERPFFGDLLEFITSGPLVALAVEGPRAIAAFRQLAGGTDPVEKATPGTLRGDFALETQYNLVHGSDSPESAERELKLWFPDL; this is translated from the coding sequence GTGACTGAACGCACGCTGGTCCTCGTCAAGCCCGATGGCGTCGCGCGCGGCCTCGTCGGCGAGGTCGTTTCGCGCATCGAGCGCAAGGGCCTGAAGCTGGCCGCGCTGGAACTGCGCACCGTCGAGCGCTCCGTCGCCGAGGAGCACTACGCCGAGCACAAGGAACGCCCGTTCTTCGGCGACCTGCTGGAGTTCATCACGTCCGGCCCGCTCGTCGCGCTGGCCGTCGAGGGCCCGCGCGCTATCGCCGCGTTCCGTCAGCTGGCCGGCGGCACCGACCCGGTCGAGAAGGCCACCCCGGGCACCCTGCGCGGCGACTTCGCGCTGGAGACCCAGTACAACCTGGTGCACGGCTCGGACTCGCCGGAGTCGGCCGAGCGCGAGCTGAAGCTGTGGTTCCCGGACCTGTGA